A window from Rhea pennata isolate bPtePen1 chromosome 1, bPtePen1.pri, whole genome shotgun sequence encodes these proteins:
- the LOC134150160 gene encoding trypsin II-P29-like isoform X1, which produces MKVLLILSCLGAAVAVPGDADDDKIVGGYNCPEHSVPYQVSLNAGYHFCGGSLINSQWVVSAAHCYKFYIQVRLGEYNIDVQEDSEVVRNSAAIIRHPKYNSRSLNNDIMLIKLASPVAYSVDVQPIALPRACVNAGTKCLISGWGNTLSSGSKFPEILQCLQAPVLSHQECQDAYPGQISSNMMCVGFLEGGKDSCQGDSGGPVVCDGTLQGIVSWGIGCALKGYPGVYTKVCNYVDWIQETIAAY; this is translated from the exons ATGAAGGTCTTGCTGATTCTCTcctgcctgggagcagctg TTGCTGTCCCAGGCGATGCCGACGACGACAAGATTGTGGGAGGCTACAACTGCCCAGAACATTCGGTGCCCTACCAGGTGTCCCTGAACGCTGGGTATCACTTCTGTGGAGGTTCCCTCATCAACAGTCAGTGGGTCGTGTCAGCTGCTCACTGCTACAAGTT CTATATACAGGTGAGGCTGGGAGAGTACAACATTGATGTGCAGGAAGACAGTGAAGTGGTCAGGAATTCTGCAGCAATCATTCGCCACCCTAAATACAATTCAAGAAGCCTTAACAACGACATTATGTTGATCAAGCTGGCATCCCCAGTGGCCTACAGCGTCGATGTTCAGCCCATAGCTCTGCCCCGCGCCTGTGTCAACGCGGGCACCAAGTGCCTGATTTCGGGATGGGGAAACACACTGAGCAGTGGCT CCAAGTTCCCTGAGATTCTCCAGTGCCTGCAAGCTCCAGTCCTGAGTCACCAAGAGTGCCAAGATGCTTACCCAGGCCAGATCTCCAGCAACATGATGTGTGTAGGCTTCCTGGAGGGTGGGAAAGACTCATGCCAG GGTGACTCGGGTGGCCCAGTTGTGTGCGACGGGACACTCCAGGGAATCGTGTCATGGGGAATTGGGTGTGCTCTGAAAGGCTACCCTGGTGTCTACACCAAGGTCTGCAATTACGTTGACTGGATCCAAGAAACCATAGCAGCCTACTGA
- the LOC134150160 gene encoding trypsin II-P29-like isoform X2, with amino-acid sequence MKVLLILSCLGAAGDADDDKIVGGYNCPEHSVPYQVSLNAGYHFCGGSLINSQWVVSAAHCYKFYIQVRLGEYNIDVQEDSEVVRNSAAIIRHPKYNSRSLNNDIMLIKLASPVAYSVDVQPIALPRACVNAGTKCLISGWGNTLSSGSKFPEILQCLQAPVLSHQECQDAYPGQISSNMMCVGFLEGGKDSCQGDSGGPVVCDGTLQGIVSWGIGCALKGYPGVYTKVCNYVDWIQETIAAY; translated from the exons ATGAAGGTCTTGCTGATTCTCTcctgcctgggagcagctg GCGATGCCGACGACGACAAGATTGTGGGAGGCTACAACTGCCCAGAACATTCGGTGCCCTACCAGGTGTCCCTGAACGCTGGGTATCACTTCTGTGGAGGTTCCCTCATCAACAGTCAGTGGGTCGTGTCAGCTGCTCACTGCTACAAGTT CTATATACAGGTGAGGCTGGGAGAGTACAACATTGATGTGCAGGAAGACAGTGAAGTGGTCAGGAATTCTGCAGCAATCATTCGCCACCCTAAATACAATTCAAGAAGCCTTAACAACGACATTATGTTGATCAAGCTGGCATCCCCAGTGGCCTACAGCGTCGATGTTCAGCCCATAGCTCTGCCCCGCGCCTGTGTCAACGCGGGCACCAAGTGCCTGATTTCGGGATGGGGAAACACACTGAGCAGTGGCT CCAAGTTCCCTGAGATTCTCCAGTGCCTGCAAGCTCCAGTCCTGAGTCACCAAGAGTGCCAAGATGCTTACCCAGGCCAGATCTCCAGCAACATGATGTGTGTAGGCTTCCTGGAGGGTGGGAAAGACTCATGCCAG GGTGACTCGGGTGGCCCAGTTGTGTGCGACGGGACACTCCAGGGAATCGTGTCATGGGGAATTGGGTGTGCTCTGAAAGGCTACCCTGGTGTCTACACCAAGGTCTGCAATTACGTTGACTGGATCCAAGAAACCATAGCAGCCTACTGA